CTGCAGCATATTCCATCAGCACTGGGGTTGTCCGCGAACCGCCATTGACCAGTCCTGTCAGGCTTTCGCCATCGGTCCAGGGTGCCACCTCGTCAAGCGAGACCCCGGCGAGGTCTGCCAGTGTCGGTGTGATGTCGAGGTTGGATGTTGGCTCGGCCACCAGCCGTCCTTGGCTGCCCGGAACCGAGATCATCAGCGGGACCCGCGCCGAGCCCTCGAAGAAGCTCATCTTGAACCACATGCCGCGCTCGCCCAGCATGTCGCCATGATCGGAGCAGAACACCACGATGGTGTTGTTGGCCATCCGCGTGGCTTCGAGCGTCGCCAGAATGCCGCCGATCTTGTCATCGAGATAGGAGATGTTGGCGAAATAGGCCTGCCGCGACCGCCGCACGTTTTCGTCGGTGATCTCGAAATTCTCGGAATCATTGGCCTTGTAGAGCCGCTGAGAATGCTGATCCATCTGGTCATAGGGGATCGGCGCCACGCGCGGTTCGAGCTCCGGGCAATCCTTATAGAGATCCCAGTACTGCTTGCGTGCCACATAGGGATCATGCGGATGGGTGAACGACACCGTCAACGCCCAGGGGCGTGCCTCCGTATTGTCGCTGGTTCGTGAGAGCTGATGCAGCTTCTGCGTGGCAAAGAACGCCACCTCGTCATCATACTCCATCTGGTTCGAGGTTTCCGCCACCCCCGCGCCGGTGACGGAGCCGAGATTGTGATACCACCAGTCGATCCGCTCGCCGGGCTTGCGATAGTCCGGTGTCCAGCCGAAATCGGCGGGATAGATGTCCGTGGTCAGCCGTTCCTCGAACCCGTGCATCTGATCCGGTCCGACAAAATGCATTTTGCCCGACAGGCCGGTGTAATAACCCGCGCGTCTGAGATGATGCGCATAGGTCGGAATGTCGGAGGCAAACTCCGCCGCATTGTCATAGACCCGCGTCCGCCGCGGCAACTGCCCCGACATGAACGAGGCGCGCCCCGGCGCGCACAGCGGCGAGGCCGTGTAGTTGTTGGAAAATCGCACGGAACCCTCGGCCAGCTTCTTCAGGTTCGGCGCATGCAGAAAATCCGCGGGCCCGTCGGGAAACAGCGTGCCGTTGAGCTGGTCCACCATCAGGATCAGAATGTTGGGACGTTTGCCACTTTCTTGTGTGCCGCTCATAGCGTTCGCCCCCGAATCTCAAGCAATTGGGTTTCGATGTGGTCCTCGACCAGTGCCACCGCGTCATGCCGGGCAGGGCCGGTGCCAAGCGCCTTTCGGATGTAGAGCCCGTCGATCATCGCCGCCGCACCTTCGGCAATGCGTTCGGCGTCATGAGCGCCGGCCAGTGGCGTCAAACCGCTCATCAGGTTCGAATGCAGCCGCCGAGAGTAGATCGACAGCAACCGCCTTATGTCAGGCGCGCGCTGGGCGATGACATAAAAAGCCAGCCATGCACCGACGACGTCGTCTGAGAATTGTTCTTCCGAAAAACTCACCGCAATGATGGCCGAGACGCGCGCGCGATTGGTGCGCGCCTTTCGCAAGGCTTCAACCGTATCTGCTCGCAAATCACTGAGCAGCGCACGCACAGAAGCCGTGATCAGCTGCTCCTTGGAACCGAAATAGTGATGCGCCAGCGCGGGCGACACGCCGGCGCGTCCGGCAATGTCCGACATCGTCACATCCAT
The DNA window shown above is from Hoeflea phototrophica DFL-43 and carries:
- the betC gene encoding choline-sulfatase, which gives rise to MSGTQESGKRPNILILMVDQLNGTLFPDGPADFLHAPNLKKLAEGSVRFSNNYTASPLCAPGRASFMSGQLPRRTRVYDNAAEFASDIPTYAHHLRRAGYYTGLSGKMHFVGPDQMHGFEERLTTDIYPADFGWTPDYRKPGERIDWWYHNLGSVTGAGVAETSNQMEYDDEVAFFATQKLHQLSRTSDNTEARPWALTVSFTHPHDPYVARKQYWDLYKDCPELEPRVAPIPYDQMDQHSQRLYKANDSENFEITDENVRRSRQAYFANISYLDDKIGGILATLEATRMANNTIVVFCSDHGDMLGERGMWFKMSFFEGSARVPLMISVPGSQGRLVAEPTSNLDITPTLADLAGVSLDEVAPWTDGESLTGLVNGGSRTTPVLMEYAAEGSEAPLVAIRDGQYKFIHCELDAPQMFDVESDPDELDNLASDPAHAQRVADYMAQVRAKWDMARYDAEVRESQARRWVVYEALRNGNYYPWDFQPLQKASERYMRNHMDLNILEESQRFPRGE
- the betI gene encoding transcriptional regulator BetI, whose amino-acid sequence is MPKTGMEPIRRKALTDAAIEAIGARGSMDVTMSDIAGRAGVSPALAHHYFGSKEQLITASVRALLSDLRADTVEALRKARTNRARVSAIIAVSFSEEQFSDDVVGAWLAFYVIAQRAPDIRRLLSIYSRRLHSNLMSGLTPLAGAHDAERIAEGAAAMIDGLYIRKALGTGPARHDAVALVEDHIETQLLEIRGRTL